The genomic segment tttaaaaaaatttgtttttagtttaaaatataattaaagacAAAAGACCAAACGATAGAAATTTTAGCCTCCAAAATGTTTTTTAAAACTAGTTTTGAAGGTGTTttgtctaaaaaaaaaaatctttgttTATCCATTGACTGGCTCCAACCATACGAGCAGGAACAAGTTCACCCGACATATCAAGACAAACAGAGAAACAGCTGCATctgctaattaattaaattgccAGTGATGTTACATGTTACcgagtttatttattttcataaattGGTCAAAGAAATTATATTAACTTTACGTGAAACAATCACAAATTTCAGATTCATTCTctatatttaaataatgtttcaTGTTAATTTACTCAATAATAAAACAATTGAAatccatttttatttatttaactaatatataaataaatagcttatgtGATTTCATATattgttttattattaataataaaaataaaattcaaatatatCAATCTAAATACAATCTTAttcctagttttttttttaaaaaaaataaaaaaaaattaggattCACGAATTCATCATcgtcaaaatttaaaaataatattgaaaTCACATGTAACATTGTGTACATCCTTAATATTTACTATCGACCACCCtatgaacaaaaaaaaattactagttaaaaaacatatatatatatatcaaactaCAGCCCGGCGGCAATCAGCTACTCCAAAACCAACTCGTTTTCTGATGAGATCGAATTCCACCCAATGATTTTGCTGATGAAAATTACCAATGATATTACTAGCAACACCGAGCGATTCCGATCGTCCGATCCCCACGCAGTGGATCCCATCTCCCACGTCATCCAATATCCTCTCCTTATTGGTCAAAATCTCCAGTCCATTATCAAATTCAAAACTCATGTCGCCTATCAGCCGTCCGATCTCGACCGGATTGCCATCAAAGCACATGTCCAACGAACCCCCATACACGTACCCCTTCTTCAATTTTGGACCCGCCAGCCTCACAACATGTTCCCTCACTTTGGAATAGGCAGCTTCCACCAGAAAGGTGTACTGGGTGCCGGAATCGATCATCGTCTGGCCAGAACCTCCGGCATCTGGCCGGAAAACGGTACTCGAGATGTTCAGCCTTGTCCCGCCGATTTTAATACCCGTCATCGGGATAGTGTAGGCTAAGGGGTCGAAGTTGGGCATTTCATGGCTTCTTGGGAAGGCCAAGAGATTAACATATTGAAATTTCCGAGAATTCGGGTTTCTGCCTAGATAAAACGTGCCTGCtggatttattttggtgttgccttgTCGAGTGGGTACGCAATAAGAAAATCTCGGGACCTTGGCTTGAGAAGCGAATGACAATCTCCCCAGATTCATTCCCAAGATGCCTTCGGCCTCAGCGGAGTCTGTTGTGCACCCTAGGATCAAAGGAGGGGTGACCCGGGAGCGAGAAAAGGTGAACTTTTCCCTGACGAGATTTCCCTCCGCCAAAGTCCCGTCGGCGTAGAAGTAAGAGTAGTGGCACAGACGGTTCTGATCGCACGAAGTGGGGAGGGTGAAGTCGGGGATTCGAGGCTTGCAGAGAGGGTGTGTGCAAGGGAGAACAGAGAAAGTTGAAGAAAGAGAGGGATCGAAAGACGAGGACGGAGGCCGCGGCGGAGGCGGCGCTTTGGGGGACTTCTTGTGACACTGAATCCAAGAAAGCTGGCTGCCGGTGTCGATAACCACCTGCTGAACCTGGGGTGGGGTCCCAATAGGAAGAGAAACGATCAGAGCCATTGAGTACTTGAACGACGATGTGTAGTCGTAATTAAACGGTGACGATGAAGCCGCATCCTTGTTCTGTGTGCCGACGGTTTCATTAGACGAATACATAAGTGAagataaatatttttccttGGAAACGGAGTTTCTGGACATGGGAGCCGATTTTAATGGAAAAGACACAGAAATCATCCTCTTTTGTACAGTGACATGGAAGAAACTGaaaaagatgaagctaattaAGAAGATGAAGCTGCGGGATGCCATTTTTTAAAATTGCAGAGAGTTTTTGAAATTTgaacaagagagagtggagtttGTGAACACTGTCTGTGGAAGTACAGAGGACTTGTTAGATTTTGTTTGATATTTATACTGTGGATTCCAATATATTCATTGGATACAGTGAGTGTTGGTGTCCacgtacaattttttttttagaaaaaatatatCTGTCtagcaatttttttttcttatgttatatagaaatatttattattattattatatacagCTGGATGGTGGTGATATTTATCAAAAACACTACTCCAGTGGCGATGAGGAATTGAAATGTACCTAATTAGAAGTGAGAGGAcatgaaaaaataaatgaaaggaAGAACGCGGTTTTACAGCTCGAGCAGTTGCATCTAATGATGGATGAATGCAGTTTAATTACCTTCTACTGCACTGTAGTCAATGCTACTAAATAGCCCAATTACATACTACATCCATCTTCCTTATCGTTTTTCCCTGTACCATTTATTTGTCTTTCAATGCGGCTACGTTAGAATCTTGAAACAACTCGACATTGTTATTCGCTTCGAGCGTTCGTAAGAAACATTGCTATTATACACATTAGTTAACTGTTTATCTACTCGACgatatattcttttattatatatataatatatatatatatatatatatatatatataatggggTTTCGTTGATT from the Primulina eburnea isolate SZY01 chromosome 3, ASM2296580v1, whole genome shotgun sequence genome contains:
- the LOC140826343 gene encoding aspartic proteinase PCS1-like codes for the protein MASRSFIFLISFIFFSFFHVTVQKRMISVSFPLKSAPMSRNSVSKEKYLSSLMYSSNETVGTQNKDAASSSPFNYDYTSSFKYSMALIVSLPIGTPPQVQQVVIDTGSQLSWIQCHKKSPKAPPPPRPPSSSFDPSLSSTFSVLPCTHPLCKPRIPDFTLPTSCDQNRLCHYSYFYADGTLAEGNLVREKFTFSRSRVTPPLILGCTTDSAEAEGILGMNLGRLSFASQAKVPRFSYCVPTRQGNTKINPAGTFYLGRNPNSRKFQYVNLLAFPRSHEMPNFDPLAYTIPMTGIKIGGTRLNISSTVFRPDAGGSGQTMIDSGTQYTFLVEAAYSKVREHVVRLAGPKLKKGYVYGGSLDMCFDGNPVEIGRLIGDMSFEFDNGLEILTNKERILDDVGDGIHCVGIGRSESLGVASNIIGNFHQQNHWVEFDLIRKRVGFGVADCRRAVV